In Bactrocera neohumeralis isolate Rockhampton chromosome 5, APGP_CSIRO_Bneo_wtdbg2-racon-allhic-juicebox.fasta_v2, whole genome shotgun sequence, the genomic window CTTATATCTGGCAGGTGTTCTTCGGTGAGCAATTGAAGTCTGGCACGCTCTTTGCCCACATCCAACATGTGTTGATTTATGTCAGAGATAGTTACATAGCTATGGCGTtgcagtttattttttttcgcgGCAAGTTGGCGTATATAACGAAAAGCAATATCGCCCGTGCCACCTGCCATATCTAACAGACGTGTGCCATGCATAGGCGCCAAACGATCCATGAACACATCCTTCCAGATACGGTGTATGCCAACGGACATAACGTCATTCATTAGATCGTAGGAGCTGGCCACATCCTCAAATACCTTGTGCACTGCAAAGAAGTATATGCAAATGTGTAAGAGTTATACAGTGTAACATTTTATTGGTGCTCACCTTTCTGATCCTTCTCACTCTCTTTCACCTTTTGAAAGCCGAAATGTGTTGTGCGTTCCTCAGACGACTCTTGCGGAGCGTCGTTTTTGCCATCATCAACTGCGCCTGATCCAGCTGTTACTTGCACACTTTTTCTACGCAACTGTGTTAATAATTTTGTGCAGCTTTCATtaatatttccatattttatggtgtttgtaataaaattcgATTTAAAACTTCGCGCAAGATTCATTTTTGTGGAACTTGTACTTTTtacgtaaaaaaatataacaaatggATGCCGTTTATCAGCTGTTTTCGCAGAACAGCTGAGTTGAAATGAAACCGAATAGATATCGACGCGCACAGGGTGTTGCTGTTATCGGTTTCAAAAACTGtcggttttgaattttttttctcaaattctaCCGACAGGTGGCAGAAATTCAAtgcagaaaaaattgtattaaaaacgaaaactgataaaaaaaaattacaaaattaattaaaaaaacaattaataacataaaattaattaaaaaaatgaaataaaattaattaaaaaaataaaataaaattaaatgaaattaattaaaataaataataaaataaaattatattaattaaaaaatatataattttttaaaaataaaataaaattaaattaatttaaaaaattaaattaaataaactaattaaaaaataataaaaatttatttcaaaaaatttatatagaaatcAAAAGattaaaactaatataaaacTGTTGCCTCACAGTTGAACGATTTGTCGCCTAcgacaaatacatatatcagaATGTTAGACCAACATTTGACTACTACGAGCAGACCCCGCGTGAAGCCATAAAATCTGACATTTCCCCTTTGTACCCCCAATGAATATTCACAGCCGTTGCTGTTCAATACAAACACTGTGTCTATATATTCTCATATTATCCTCtgcatttattgatttatatgatttgttttatatttttattagcaataatttctgatatatgtatgcttgtattgTATGtggtatgtatttataataaattgtaatgtttaagtttaaaattaaatacatattacaaaaacaaaaaagtccatTGATAAgcgttttcatttatatgaatcATAGAATcatttttctttgcaaaaaaCTTGGCATTTTAGCAAATTCATTTCCGCGAGGCAGTTGGACGAAATGAATTTGCCTTGTTTTAACATAAGGAATACTATTAATagtattaatacaaaataacatTAGGTAACTATTTAAATACGAGACTACCAACTAAGAAGGTGGCGCATGTGCACCCTTCGTAAGGGTGCCACCGTGCACGCGAaaaatacacatttacatatgtagtagTATACATTAGCGATTTGTTGCTAGATATGCACTGTTGCATATGCAAATTGattccatatatatatatttcatttttatatgttttttttttttgttttgtttactacGCATATAATATGATAAATTTATGcattagtttgtatatatattaacattTACAGTGTAGAAGTAATGCCAAGTCACgctaaacacattttttatgttgtatatatgcatgtgtgacAGCTAGTTTCATAACTAATAACTAAGTGGCTGCTCGACTGTTGCGCAGGCGCACCATAGCATCCAGCGTAATCACTACGTACTAAATGGTAAAGGGAACGTTTACATAGATTTGTAGTTTATCCAATCCGCttccatttttgttttgtgtgtatGCAATCCCTTCTAATTTTACACATTAGCATGACTTAAGCCATTTGCGCTTTTTGGGTCGTGTTTGTGTATCCTTTGCCGTActcttctttatatatttttacattcttCTTCTCACAGCTTCCGCTGCACTTCAATTGTcttgttgaaattattttcattttattcaaatcttAGAATTTCAGCTCCTCAATTCGCTCTGCATCGGACTTGAGATCTTGCAGCAGCAGTTCGTGGCAAGACTTCGGTATAAGCGTGCCGACAATCTTTTCACCTTCGGTGGTCTTCAAACGTATCacttgcattttgttgttggcgttgcgCATGGCTAACACCTGCTCGACGCGCGTCCAAACGGAGAGCACGGAACCGGCCAGAACGTAATATAGACGCTGGCGCAAGCCAACCTGTAAAAAAGAAAAGTGCGTGAGCAAGTGAAATAGttaggaaatatgtacatatatgcgtaccCAACAAGCAACAATGATTTcttaatataatgtttttatgaACTTTCAGTTTTCAAACAAATCACAATcagaagaaaattataaaaataaaaatagccgaAATGGGTTTTGagtaattttgcataaataaaacGTAATTCCTTTCccttgttgttgtgctgtgcTCTGTCTTAATTCTACTTTCTTCGGTTACTTACCTCGCATTCATTGCCCAAATTGACATTGCGACAGTTGCCGTTCCAGTAAGCGTGCGAACAAGTGTTCACCGATGCGTCATACTGTTGCGTCCAGTGTGGTTCCGCCTCCTCACTGGGCACCTTCTTGTACTTCTTCTCCAACTCTGCCAATGATTCGTGACGTATTTGGAGTCCCGTGTTTGGCCGATATACTTGATACATTATGTCTTTTTTGTTGAGACTCTTCTCCTTTTTCTTGCTGTTGGATTGCTGTTGTGGCTGTGGCGTTTCAATTTCCACCGCAAGAATAGCGGTGCGCTTGCCATTGCGCACTTGATGCGAGACATAGAAGCCCTCAAATTCGCTTATTAAATCGGCGTATCTGTAAATTGTAAAGACAATTAATGGCAGTGCAAAAATTGAGGTTATGTAGTGTTGCTTTGTATCCTTTGCAGCTGTGGTGTCCGCGGACTCGTTGCTGCGTTGGCCGGTATACGTTACTACTACTCACTTGTCAATAGCTTCCTGCCAGATCATGCCACGTTCCACACGTACCGTATGCAGTTCGGCGGGTGCTTTACCGGTGGCGTGTTTGCGTATGAAGCGAACGAGCTTGACGCGCGTTACATTTTCGCCGGCGGCGCCCAAATCTGCGAAAATGAGgaagaaatcgaaaaattaaacaacCATAATATGAAAATAACTAGCAAACTGTGTTGACCTACCTAAAATGCCCAAATCGAAGCGTCCACCGCGCTTCGCCTGATTGATGATGGCGTTCAGCGTGTcggtgaaatatttgaaaagtctGTTCTGGAGCTCTACCGGCATGCCGAGTATGCGATTCAAGAACTTCGATATATTGTTGTACTCTTTGTCCAAACTCAAGACGCCCGGATTGGATTCGCTATTCACTATAATACCCACACCGACTAGCGCGCCAGCAATGTCTTTGAAGAAGTCACCCTTATAGTCATTGGGCGGCGGCACCAGTGGCGACTCGTAGCCCATGATCGTCTTCATCACCGTCTCAAGGGCGGTGCGTCCATATTTGTTGTCTATATTGAATTGAGACAAGTCACGCGTCTCAGTGGCGCGACGATCGCCATGTGTGAGCGCACCGAGCGATTCCAAACGCTTCGCTACTGTCGAGGCGAAACGCCGCTCACCCGCCAAATCGGATATGAGAAATATGTACTCGGGCGCATTCACTTGATTGGAACGATGTGTACGTCCGAACTGTTGTATGGCGCGATCAGCGGACCATGGCAGCTCCAGTGTGATGTGCACACGTCGACGCTGATTGCGCACGCGCCGATCGCTCTGTAATGAAATACCGCTAGATGCCGCCTCTGAAATGATGGCCACATCTTTTTCGCCATCCATAAAACGTTGCTTCTCGGTGATGTTGAGCGTCTCTAATGGCACATCCTGTTCGGAACGCGACTCATACTGTATAGAACCATTGTCTGACTGCACGACGCGTCCTTTGCGGCCGGTCATTTCGGCCACATTGTCGGGGCCGCCGAGCTCATCAATCAGCTGATCGAGCGTGTTCGGTGGCAAGCGATCGCCGAGTCTTTCAATTTTACGCAACAGCTCCTCTTTCATGCTACAGGCACGCTCAATGGCGTCCTTCGGTGGTGGACCATAATTCAATTTGATGCCGTTAACACCTATTTGCGTAACGGTACCCTTCAGTTCTTGTTTCTTCTGCAGCAGGTCTTGTATGCGATCTTGTGTGGAGACTGGCCCTAAGTGATACATGCGAAAATATAAGTTaggatgaaaatttaaaaaatcaaaactacaAACCTTTGCGTTTTGGTACCACCGCATTGACAGTGGCTGATACACCGTTAGTGTTTGTAGTGCTAGCAGTAGGGACTGTTGTGttggcgctgttgttgttgttactattggCAGTTGTGTCCTTCGGTTTTGCCTTCTTCTTGGCCTTCTTCTTCGAGCGCGCCACCCACGGATCATTATCACTGTCAGAGCCGCTGAAGAAGGGATTAAAGTCAGAGGACTCACAGCTGTCCGAGTGCGCGGCCACATCGGACTCCTCAGACTCTGAGTGGGACATTTTGAAATCACTATCTTCCGATTCATTTTGTGAATCATCATCGGAATCATTCCACGAGTTTTTGCGCGTTTTCTTTGTACGTGCATCCTCTCGCCCCATTTTGCGTTTGCTACCCACAGTGCTGGATGACGAAGAGCAAGGCTCTTCTTTAATGCTCGCGGTCTCACGTTTGCTGGTCACTTCCGCAATTATGCTTTTAATGTTTGTCTTCACATCGGAATAACCACCCAAACCGAGTATGCGATTGATACGGTTGCGATCGGGTGCGGGGAAATGCTTCTCCACCAGTGATTGAAAAACACCCCTATGGGTTAAGAACACAGACATAACCGTTAGAAATGGCGctgtttatttcattttccgGTACTTACTTTGCGGTGGACACGAAATCAGTCAGTTCTCCATCATCTCTCTCCAGTTGTTCGAGCGTGCGCGCTTCGCCCGTGGATTGCAGACCAATGACGACGCATTTGCCGTATTTAATCGCCTCGCGCGCCACATGCACTGCGTGATTAACCTTCGCCGCAATGCAGAGGTATTTGAAGAAACGTTGATGCGACGACCAAAACTGGCCCCACATAGTCTTCTTCATGCGACTCTCGGCGTCTATGAGTTCGGCGGCTTCGGTGAATTTCTGCATGGCTTCGACCCACTGAAATAGAAGACAAACTATGCAATTGCTTTTCTATGCAGTTGAAAGCGTCACACGCGCTTACCAGCTCCACAGACTGATCGTAGACCTTGCGAAACTCTTTGGACAGCGCCACCTCCTCAATTTTGAATGTCACACCGTGGAAGCTTAGCTGACGGGCTATATACATGCCACGCAATTTCATGTCCATAGCCACGATTTCCATAGCGCCAACGCCGCTGCAAATATGAAATGATTCTTCGGTCACTTTTGGAAGAAGAATTAAGGAACAAAGGTAAACTGGCGTCGGGTCTGGAGGCGGGAATCGGGTTTTGAGGTACCATGTATGgggtgtatatgtatatcacccCATATTTCCGACCTATCTTGCATTCCGCTACATAACCGTTAATCTGCGCAAAAGCATACAAATAACTTACCGTTTCTCCACCGCCATAATGAAGTCATTAAATGCCGGAAATGCAGTACCCTGTCCCCAGAGGCCCAAACGCACCATATAAGCCATATTTTTGGGCTCTGAAGCGCCTGTGGCCGAAGCGTAGACAACTCGCGCCCTTGGCAATTTATTTTGTAGCTCCAATACCGTTTGGCCCGTCTTCGTGGGCTTACCTGAGCCAACGGGGCACAAATTCTTGGCCTTGTGACACTCGTCGAATATGATGAGGCCATCGAAATCTTCGCCACACCACTGTAATAACTGCTTTAAACGTGATTTGTATTTGCCAGTCTTGTTATTGGATTCTCCGATGAGCGCTGAATATGTGCTGAATATAACTCCGCGCTTGCAATTGTTATTCACATCTGAAGATATTTTGGCGTATTTGAACTGTGCGGCGATGAGTACAAATATGAGTGTTTAATGTAgtcgaaatttgaaatttgttgtaaataatgaTTACCAACCTTATTCAGCGCATGCACTTCGATTTTGCTCGCGCCAATGTCCAGCAAATCGCGTTCGGCGTCATACTTCAGGTCATTGGACACCGAAATCCAGAGCGCCTTTTTGCGCCCCTTCAGATAGTTTTCATAGATTATGCCGGCGATAGTACGACCTTTGCCCACACCGGCGCCATCACCAATCAAAAAGCCTGCACGTGTGCCATCTGGCAGCATGTGATCGTGCGCCTGAGAGGCGTACGTAATGGACTCCAACTGCAGCGCGCTCAAGTAACCGCTATTAATGGTGTCCGGTGGAATGGAGAGTTTGTAGTAAACATCACAGGGTTCGACGGAGGAGAGCGAGGCGGTCTCGACCACTGGATCGGGATGCTTTTTGCCCAATTTCactaaatttgcaaataaaaaagcgaaatatttataaaaacaaagtgATATTTTATACTGTTGTGCGCGTGCAACTTACATTTAGCGGGCCAATACTCGGCGTAAGTCTCGGCAACACCCATTTCTTCATAGTCCACTTCCTCCTCCTCAGGTGCAGGCGCAGCAGTGACAGTGGCGGGCGCCATCtggaaaacattttaaaattaactctGTGCTAGTTTCATTATGGCGCTGCGTCTGGTTTACCTTCATCGGCTGCATGAAGAGCTGTGCCAGCACGTGATTCGGTATGCCGCTGGTAAGAAAAGATGGATTAGCCGCGACCAAGGCTTGTATTTTCTGCATTATCAAAGCGTTGGTCTTGGCTTGTGATGACGCCGCGGTAGCCGGCGGATTGGCGTTAGCGGGCACGCTGGGCGCGGCTGTTGGCGCTGCATCATAGCCAAGGCCCATGCTCACTATAAAAAAAGGGGAAAGAAGCAAATACGAAAATAGGTGAAAGACATGTGTGATTGAGAGAcgataaacattttattaagcTATGTATATGAATATCATAGATAAATGCTAATATAATGAGTTTTAGCAAAGCAAATCATGAATGATTTTGAAATAgatcttcaaaaaacaaaaaattaaaaataaaatataaaaaataatctaaaataaatttatacaaaataatccAAAAACGTCAAActaatgtttttataattagtagactttgttgttggtatttttgggttaattgttattgttttttaatgtaCACAATGCAAGTGTTGAGTAAATGTTGGTAGAGTGTGCTGGCATACACATATAGTTTTCAGtattttcacatatgtatgtatttaaaaaaaatcagaaaatcaaattaacaaatgtatgctttgtttttgttttgtgaagtAACTACCGCCAATacgcataaaattattttgtttaaaaaactgttttccaatgttatttttgaaaaagcacACAATCATTTTTAGTTTACCAACAAAACTAAAGTTAAtactattataaatatgtatgttttcaaaaatatttttaaacttctagCGCTTAACTACTGGTACATAGTATGTCGTTAGTGTAGAACATCTTAACTAGCGTTTGAGGAGGAAAAAACGTTGTTTGTTACCAACATTACTCGACTTACTCTGCGCCAATAAAGACGCTGCCATATTCAGATTCGAATTTGTTTGATAGTAATTGCCTGTGCCGCCCAACACGCCCGCGCCAGCACCAGCGACCGCCGCCAAGGCAGCCGCATTAGTGTTAGTGAGTGCGCCGATGTTGGGCAGTGCGTTGAGGCCGCCAGCCGCGCCGAGACCAGCTGCGAGCAGCGCGCTTAAGCCGGCCGCGCCGCCGGGTACATTGCCCGGACCAGCAACACCAGCGCCACTGGCTGCAGCATACGCGGCCATATTCATCAGCTGATTGGCGCTGAATGGCAGTGGCGTTGGTAGGCCGGTGTAGCCGGCGGCCGCAGCGGcggcggctgctgctgctgctgcagcggAGCCCGAACTGCTCGGATAGTTGGACATTCCGATGGCTATGTTTATATATTGCAAATGCATTTGTCATTTTATTGGTTGATGGTGATTTAATTGATTGTGAttacatatttagttaattagTTGGTTAGTTGTACGGTTGATTGGTTAGTTAATTGATTGCGGGCGtgtaaaagaaacaaataaaaaagacgatacaaaattttacattatacACTAGTCATACAGAGAGCGGAGCGTTTATTGTGCACAGTTTGAGGTTATGTAAATTtgcaattcaattaatttaatttttcgaaaaagtcaCGTTATTGCTTTCAAGTCAACAGTTATTTTTTAAGCGGCGTGTGTTGCCAGCCCACTTTTTTGCCAGGAAAACAcagaatatttacaaatttacaaacaaactGTGTACACCTgcattataaaaacatatttttcaattgcatGCTGTTCCTCAGCTAATGACTAGCTCTAGCGTAATTAGATTCGCATATGTTcccattattattgttagagaTTAGCCCGTTCACTCGCTCGCTTGCTTACCTGCCGGTGCTGCTGTGCTTTTCTTcggcatattgttgttgttcagtAATGAAACACCGCctgctgttggttttgttgttattatagaATTATTTATACGCGGTTGATTAGTTGTTAATAGagagttattattattgctaatatttttgttgttattgctgctggcGCTGTTTGGTTTGTGTCCGCTGTTTTTCGCATATATAACCGCGGTTTGTAGATCACGACCACCGCCTGGAAAAGAGCACAGAAATcgaatatttaataaagaataCAAATAATAGCTTACGTTTATAGAATTGGAAaaagtgtatagagaaaaagcAACAAACGGTAATTCAAGGCCAACATATTGGAAATTCCGAGGCGGTTTAGAGTTTATAGAAGCCAACTTTCCTCTCTTAAAAATGCTAAAACCcagattaaaaataattagaaaagttCAACCAAATGTTTACTCGAGGAATTAATTGGTGCCTCAGCGACTGAGACCGACATTAAGGCAGCCACGCTGAAAGACATGGGTTCGATCTCAGAGTCCTAccaatttcaaagaaatttttctgGAAATGGTCATCCTTCACAGGCCAACGCAGATCTACGAATATCTTTTTACCATGAAGGACCTTCTAATAAAATTCATCAACTGTTCGGAGGCGGCTCAAAACTTGTAGGACCCTCCATTTGTCAAACATTATCAAGGGGCtcgctaaaaatataaaaagaagatGAACCATTTCAAATGAGTCGCTGGCCGGTTCAAATTCTGAATCTGTACTGAGTGCTTAGATCCGACTGTTTCAAGTTGTCCACTTCGCAGTCGCTGGCGGTATACAAATCCGGATCAGTACTGAGTACTTATATCCGACTGTCCCAAAGAACAGTGGGGCCAACGTTGTCCACTTGGCAATTGCTGGCCGCATACAAATCCGGATCTTTACTGAGCACTGGATACGACTGTCCCAAGGAAAGATGGCCAACGGATCTGACCATATACAAATCCGATATCTATTGCACTTCCTAGAACAGTCCAACGTTGTCCACTTGGCACAGGATCTGTACCCAGATCCGACAGCCCCAATTAACAGGACATCTAATGTTGTCCACTTGGCAGTCGATGGCCGTATACAAATCCGGATCTGTACTGGGTACTTAGAGGAACAGTGGGACTAACGGCTCGAATTCGGCCCTTTAGAGGTCAGGTGTATCAGTGCAAAACTATATTGCGAATAGCAGAGCTAATAACCACTCAAACCGACAAACCTGACTCCAACGTCCAAGGAATTCGTTGCTTAGTTTTCGTCTTTCAGACTCATCTCATATCAAAACAGATTTAAACTTTTGAAACAAATGCGTATATTCAAAACTGCGAGAACCGCTCTCAGGCGAAATACTGAAGCTAATTTCTAATTGCTCAGACAAATTATTAAGTTAAAATATTACATAACCAGAGATCCAACCAGCTTTGGTATGCCATTTAAATAGAACATTAAGTCGCTTTGACAAGGCTTATTTTTACGACCTGTCGTTAGTTAATCTTACTTAAACTTGACTCAAATCATTTTCGTTCAAGTTCTGTCGAAAAGGCATATTTCTAGACCTTTCCTTAGTTGACCTTAAATTTCAAACATAACTCAAgtcttttttcttcaaatttggtCCAAATGTTGCCGTCAAATTAACACTTCTTTCTACCCCTCATCTGTTGACCTAGATAAAAATATAACACTTTGcaacatttaattatttgccTTCAATGATCAATCAGCTGATTTGATATCAAAGTatctaaaaaaaactaacaaaaattaCGAATTTTTTCGCTCTCTTTGCTTGTGTTTGTTTCTCTCAACAAATCATATGATTGCCCCCATGGGACACTTGGTTATTTACATTTGCGGCGTCGCTGTCcgacatttttttcctttttcaccGCTCCACGCTGCCAACGAAAaccaatacaaacaaaaaatgccGGCATTTTTAGTTGCTTCTGCTCAAATCACATTGGCGCTCTCATTTATGTTGTCtgctcttttttgttttggacTTTTGGCTTTTTTACTTTGCCCAGCTTTTTTGCAGCGCTGTCTCACTGACAAAGCGCTTTTGTTGCGCTGCTGGTTGGCGGCACGGCTGGCTGGTTGGTCAGTGTTGTTGGCGGCGGCCGCGTGCGCGCCAGAAACGAAATAGAAATACAAACAAAACGACTGATAGCAAAGAGTTGTAGAGTTGCGCTGATAATGAGCGCGTTCTTTTCGTGTTTTACATGTGTTTTTGTGAgttataggtatatatgtatgtatataaatagttttttgtaGCGCGAGTGTACTTTGCATATTTCAGCAACAAGTTTCaagcgcaaaaaaaaaagtaaaaaaactaaattatacaAGCGCATTTGTGTGTGGATGTGCGAGGGCATAAAAATGTGTTACATTCTTTGTTATACatttcgatttcgatttcaaaTGAGGGTTGGCCGAGTTCCATTTTTATTGAAACGCGTGTTTGTGTAAGTGTGTGGGGTAAAAGCTCAGTGGCAACACACTGTTCGCCGGTTTGTgggaaaataattgaaaaatgtggTTTCGGTGTGGATGTGCAATCGAAAAGTAATAAGGAAAAGTATGTTTGAATTGTGTGGATGTGTGTACAAATGTAAGAAAATGTGCTTCTTATCATCAAAGAAttattttcgcatattttctgatcgaatttaattattttacaattactCTTCAGAGGAATCTGCGTCTCCAAGTGCATTCTTATGTCGGCTCCTCAACGTCCATATTTCGATAGAAGGAAATAAGGAGAGACCTACCTAGAGACCTAGAGACCTGTACATAGTACCTAGAGAGGGATCTGCTTCTCAATCGCCTACCGATCTCTGAGTAGCACcgattggcaagagttattatcAGCTTGACTCCCAGGTTTAGATTATTGGTGGAATTtatgttggttccaagatatcCAGTCCTTaacttttacaaatatatagctgccaacagtgacgCAGTTCTCAAGACGCGAGGAATCTTTGTGTGTGAGCtccaaatattttgcattgtccTCGTTCACCACAAGACCAACCTCTTTCGCTTCTTTTTCTGGAAAAGGTTGCGCTGACATGGAAACATAGCGTCGTTGCCAAGGATCGTTTCCTAGATTTGACGCATTGGGGCATAGTTTATGGTAGATTTGACAGGTCTAAAGGCGTACTGATAAGGCTCAATCAGTTTATTTGCAACGGGCTTAAGTTTATATACAATGTTAAGAAGGCTGATCCCGCGATAATCGCAGACTGCGGAACCTCACATCTTGTAGATAGGGCAGAGTACACTCGTACGGAATCTACTCGTTTCCTGCTCCTCGCCGCCAGCATTGAACAGCTCAGCCGATAATTAATTGGCCCCTGGGCTATGTTGTTCTTAAGCCGCATTAGATTGTTGGTGCCGATTCTACTTCGTCCATTGCAGCACTGCTTTCCCCATTTAGCAGGTTCAAGAAATATGACCTCCCAATTTCGAGTGCACTCTGTGTGTCTGTTATCAGGTTGTCATTCCTGTGTTTACGGAAGCCGGATTGGCCATTCTTATTGATATGAAATTTGCAATCACAATATTTCAAACCCCTTTGGTGTGTCCCTCAGCGTTTCTAACGGTTTAATTGAAAACCCGAGATATTTAGAGGCGAGTGGCTCTGAATTGCAACCTGACAGATTTTTGAAACATTGACTATGTTATTAAGAACCTGACAGCTTCTTAGATACTGAGAGTAAGAATTTCCTGAAATAGGTTGAGAAGAAGTAGCAGCTTCCATCAAGAGTTTGCGTTGTAGAGAAAAGGTTGCCAATGGTAAAAAGAAACCCGCTTTAATTAACCCACTGATGTGACGTAGTAAAGCAGTAGGCGCTCACAACGGGCTGAAGCTCATTAGCGACAAAAGGTTAAATCAAAACCTACTAACTCTGCCTAAACGACATGAGACTCGAGTAAGGTATGATAGAGATCTTTCAAAATACTTTATGAAACAAAAGTTATTGTAGTCCAAAGCATTAGGCGACTGTAAAGACGGTAGCCGCGGCAGTTCCCACTACAGTTGGGTATACGTAAACGACAGGGATTCAGATTTTTATACT contains:
- the LOC126759690 gene encoding protein strawberry notch isoform X2, whose translation is MASLKKSIDFKDDLDDDDDSCSDFDDDEDPDKIEVPGGGRDLQTAVIYAKNSGHKPNSASSNNNKNISNNNNSLLTTNQPRINNSIITTKPTAGGVSLLNNNNMPKKSTAAPAVSMGLGYDAAPTAAPSVPANANPPATAASSQAKTNALIMQKIQALVAANPSFLTSGIPNHVLAQLFMQPMKMAPATVTAAPAPEEEEVDYEEMGVAETYAEYWPAKLKLGKKHPDPVVETASLSSVEPCDVYYKLSIPPDTINSGYLSALQLESITYASQAHDHMLPDGTRAGFLIGDGAGVGKGRTIAGIIYENYLKGRKKALWISVSNDLKYDAERDLLDIGASKIEVHALNKFKYAKISSDVNNNCKRGVIFSTYSALIGESNNKTGKYKSRLKQLLQWCGEDFDGLIIFDECHKAKNLCPVGSGKPTKTGQTVLELQNKLPRARVVYASATGASEPKNMAYMVRLGLWGQGTAFPAFNDFIMAVEKRGVGAMEIVAMDMKLRGMYIARQLSFHGVTFKIEEVALSKEFRKVYDQSVELWVEAMQKFTEAAELIDAESRMKKTMWGQFWSSHQRFFKYLCIAAKVNHAVHVAREAIKYGKCVVIGLQSTGEARTLEQLERDDGELTDFVSTAKGVFQSLVEKHFPAPDRNRINRILGLGGYSDVKTNIKSIIAEVTSKRETASIKEEPCSSSSSTVGSKRKMGREDARTKKTRKNSWNDSDDDSQNESEDSDFKMSHSESEESDVAAHSDSCESSDFNPFFSGSDSDNDPWVARSKKKAKKKAKPKDTTANSNNNNSANTTVPTASTTNTNGVSATVNAVVPKRKGPVSTQDRIQDLLQKKQELKGTVTQIGVNGIKLNYGPPPKDAIERACSMKEELLRKIERLGDRLPPNTLDQLIDELGGPDNVAEMTGRKGRVVQSDNGSIQYESRSEQDVPLETLNITEKQRFMDGEKDVAIISEAASSGISLQSDRRVRNQRRRVHITLELPWSADRAIQQFGRTHRSNQVNAPEYIFLISDLAGERRFASTVAKRLESLGALTHGDRRATETRDLSQFNIDNKYGRTALETVMKTIMGYESPLVPPPNDYKGDFFKDIAGALVGVGIIVNSESNPGVLSLDKEYNNISKFLNRILGMPVELQNRLFKYFTDTLNAIINQAKRGGRFDLGILDLGAAGENVTRVKLVRFIRKHATGKAPAELHTVRVERGMIWQEAIDKYADLISEFEGFYVSHQVRNGKRTAILAVEIETPQPQQQSNSKKKEKSLNKKDIMYQVYRPNTGLQIRHESLAELEKKYKKVPSEEAEPHWTQQYDASVNTCSHAYWNGNCRNVNLGNECEVGLRQRLYYVLAGSVLSVWTRVEQVLAMRNANNKMQVIRLKTTEGEKIVGTLIPKSCHELLLQDLKSDAERIEELKF